One Bos indicus isolate NIAB-ARS_2022 breed Sahiwal x Tharparkar chromosome 10, NIAB-ARS_B.indTharparkar_mat_pri_1.0, whole genome shotgun sequence DNA window includes the following coding sequences:
- the TPM1 gene encoding tropomyosin alpha-1 chain isoform X16 produces MAGSSSLEAVRRKIRSLQEQADAAEERAGSLQRELDYERKLRETAEADVASLNRRIQLVEEELDRAQERLATALQKLEEAEKAADESERGMKVIESRAQKDEEKMEIQEIQLKEAKHIAEDADRKYEEVARKLVIIESDLERAEERAELSEGKCAELEEELKTVTNNLKSLEAQAEKYSQKEDKYEEEIKVLSDKLKEAETRAEFAERSVTKLEKSIDDLEEKVAHAKEENLSMHQMLDQTLLELNNM; encoded by the exons ATGGCGGGGAGCAGCTCGCTGGAGGCGGTGCGGAGGAAGATTCGGAGCCTGCAGGAGCAGGCGGACGCCGCGGAGGAGCGCGCGGGCAGCCTGCAGCGCGAACTGGACTACGAGAGGAAGCTGAGGGAGACC GCTGAAGCCGACGTAGCTTCTCTGAACAGACGCATCCAGCTGGTTGAGGAAGAGTTGGATCGTGCCCAGGAGCGTCTGGCAACAGCTCTGCAGAAGCTGGAGGAGGCCGAGAAGGCAGCAGATGAGAGTGAGAG AGGCATGAAAGTCATTGAGAGCCGAGCCCAAAAGGATGAGGAGAAGATGGAGATTCAGGAGATCCAGCTGAAAGAGGCCAAGCACATCGCTGAGGATGCCGACCGCAAGTATGAAGAG GTGGCCCGTAAGCTGGTCATCATTGAGAGTGACCTGGAGCGTGCAGAGGAGCGGGCTGAGCTTTCAGAAGG CAAATGTGCCGAGCTTGAAGAAGAGTTGAAAACTGTGACGAACAACTTGAAATCACTGGAGGCTCAGGCTGAGAAG TACTCGCAGAAGGAAGACAAATACGAGGAAGAGATCAAGGTCCTTTCTGACAAGCTGAAGGAG GCTGAGACTCGAGCTGAGTTTGCGGAGAGGTCAGTAACTAAATTGGAGAAAAGCATTGATGACTTGGAAG AGAAAGTGGCTCATGCCAAAGAAGAAAACCTTAGTATGCACCAGATGCTGGATCAGACTTTACTGGAGTTAAACAACATGTGA
- the TPM1 gene encoding tropomyosin alpha-1 chain isoform X19, producing the protein MAGSSSLEAVRRKIRSLQEQADAAEERAGSLQRELDYERKLRETAEADVASLNRRIQLVEEELDRAQERLATALQKLEEAEKAADESERGMKVIESRAQKDEEKMEIQEIQLKEAKHIAEDADRKYEEVARKLVIIESDLERAEERAELSEGQVRQLEEQLRIMDQTLKALMAAEDKYSQKEDKYEEEIKVLSDKLKEAETRAEFAERSVTKLEKSIDDLEEKVAHAKEENLSMHQMLDQTLLELNNM; encoded by the exons ATGGCGGGGAGCAGCTCGCTGGAGGCGGTGCGGAGGAAGATTCGGAGCCTGCAGGAGCAGGCGGACGCCGCGGAGGAGCGCGCGGGCAGCCTGCAGCGCGAACTGGACTACGAGAGGAAGCTGAGGGAGACC GCTGAAGCCGACGTAGCTTCTCTGAACAGACGCATCCAGCTGGTTGAGGAAGAGTTGGATCGTGCCCAGGAGCGTCTGGCAACAGCTCTGCAGAAGCTGGAGGAGGCCGAGAAGGCAGCAGATGAGAGTGAGAG AGGCATGAAAGTCATTGAGAGCCGAGCCCAAAAGGATGAGGAGAAGATGGAGATTCAGGAGATCCAGCTGAAAGAGGCCAAGCACATCGCTGAGGATGCCGACCGCAAGTATGAAGAG GTGGCCCGTAAGCTGGTCATCATTGAGAGTGACCTGGAGCGTGCAGAGGAGCGGGCTGAGCTTTCAGAAGG CCAAGTTCGACAGCTGGAAGAACAATTAAGAATAATGGATCAGACCTTGAAAGCATTAATGGCTGCAGAGGATAAG TACTCGCAGAAGGAAGACAAATACGAGGAAGAGATCAAGGTCCTTTCTGACAAGCTGAAGGAG GCTGAGACTCGAGCTGAGTTTGCGGAGAGGTCAGTAACTAAATTGGAGAAAAGCATTGATGACTTGGAAG AGAAAGTGGCTCATGCCAAAGAAGAAAACCTTAGTATGCACCAGATGCTGGATCAGACTTTACTGGAGTTAAACAACATGTGA
- the TPM1 gene encoding tropomyosin alpha-1 chain isoform X20, whose translation MAGSSSLEAVRRKIRSLQEQADAAEERAGSLQRELDYERKLRETAEADVASLNRRIQLVEEELDRAQERLATALQKLEEAEKAADESERGMKVIESRAQKDEEKMEIQEIQLKEAKHIAEDADRKYEEVARKLVIIESDLERAEERAELSEGQVRQLEEQLRIMDQTLKALMAAEDKYSQKEDKYEEEIKVLSDKLKEAETRAEFAERSVTKLEKSIDDLEDQLYQQLEQNRRLTNQLKLALNED comes from the exons ATGGCGGGGAGCAGCTCGCTGGAGGCGGTGCGGAGGAAGATTCGGAGCCTGCAGGAGCAGGCGGACGCCGCGGAGGAGCGCGCGGGCAGCCTGCAGCGCGAACTGGACTACGAGAGGAAGCTGAGGGAGACC GCTGAAGCCGACGTAGCTTCTCTGAACAGACGCATCCAGCTGGTTGAGGAAGAGTTGGATCGTGCCCAGGAGCGTCTGGCAACAGCTCTGCAGAAGCTGGAGGAGGCCGAGAAGGCAGCAGATGAGAGTGAGAG AGGCATGAAAGTCATTGAGAGCCGAGCCCAAAAGGATGAGGAGAAGATGGAGATTCAGGAGATCCAGCTGAAAGAGGCCAAGCACATCGCTGAGGATGCCGACCGCAAGTATGAAGAG GTGGCCCGTAAGCTGGTCATCATTGAGAGTGACCTGGAGCGTGCAGAGGAGCGGGCTGAGCTTTCAGAAGG CCAAGTTCGACAGCTGGAAGAACAATTAAGAATAATGGATCAGACCTTGAAAGCATTAATGGCTGCAGAGGATAAG TACTCGCAGAAGGAAGACAAATACGAGGAAGAGATCAAGGTCCTTTCTGACAAGCTGAAGGAG GCTGAGACTCGAGCTGAGTTTGCGGAGAGGTCAGTAACTAAATTGGAGAAAAGCATTGATGACTTGGAAG ATCAACTCTACCAGCAACTTGAGCAAAACCGCCGCCTAACTAACCAACTAAAGCTGGCCCTGAATGAGGATTAA
- the TPM1 gene encoding tropomyosin alpha-1 chain isoform X21, whose protein sequence is MAGSSSLEAVRRKIRSLQEQADAAEERAGSLQRELDYERKLRETAEADVASLNRRIQLVEEELDRAQERLATALQKLEEAEKAADESERGMKVIESRAQKDEEKMEIQEIQLKEAKHIAEDADRKYEEVARKLVIIESDLERAEERAELSEGKCAELEEELKTVTNNLKSLEAQAEKYSQKEDKYEEEIKVLSDKLKEAETRAEFAERSVTKLEKSIDDLEDQLYQQLEQNRRLTNQLKLALNED, encoded by the exons ATGGCGGGGAGCAGCTCGCTGGAGGCGGTGCGGAGGAAGATTCGGAGCCTGCAGGAGCAGGCGGACGCCGCGGAGGAGCGCGCGGGCAGCCTGCAGCGCGAACTGGACTACGAGAGGAAGCTGAGGGAGACC GCTGAAGCCGACGTAGCTTCTCTGAACAGACGCATCCAGCTGGTTGAGGAAGAGTTGGATCGTGCCCAGGAGCGTCTGGCAACAGCTCTGCAGAAGCTGGAGGAGGCCGAGAAGGCAGCAGATGAGAGTGAGAG AGGCATGAAAGTCATTGAGAGCCGAGCCCAAAAGGATGAGGAGAAGATGGAGATTCAGGAGATCCAGCTGAAAGAGGCCAAGCACATCGCTGAGGATGCCGACCGCAAGTATGAAGAG GTGGCCCGTAAGCTGGTCATCATTGAGAGTGACCTGGAGCGTGCAGAGGAGCGGGCTGAGCTTTCAGAAGG CAAATGTGCCGAGCTTGAAGAAGAGTTGAAAACTGTGACGAACAACTTGAAATCACTGGAGGCTCAGGCTGAGAAG TACTCGCAGAAGGAAGACAAATACGAGGAAGAGATCAAGGTCCTTTCTGACAAGCTGAAGGAG GCTGAGACTCGAGCTGAGTTTGCGGAGAGGTCAGTAACTAAATTGGAGAAAAGCATTGATGACTTGGAAG ATCAACTCTACCAGCAACTTGAGCAAAACCGCCGCCTAACTAACCAACTAAAGCTGGCCCTGAATGAGGATTAA
- the TPM1 gene encoding tropomyosin alpha-1 chain isoform X28: MAGSSSLEAVRRKIRSLQEQADAAEERAGSLQRELDYERKLRETAEADVASLNRRIQLVEEELDRAQERLATALQKLEEAEKAADESERGMKVIESRAQKDEEKMEIQEIQLKEAKHIAEDADRKYEEVARKLVIIESDLERAEERAELSEGKCAELEEELKTVTNNLKSLEAQAEKYSQKEDKYEEEIKVLSDKLKEAETRAEFAERSVTKLEKSIDDLEDKFLCFTSPKTPSSSWMSHLSELCSLSVLQLTLILSFHILP, from the exons ATGGCGGGGAGCAGCTCGCTGGAGGCGGTGCGGAGGAAGATTCGGAGCCTGCAGGAGCAGGCGGACGCCGCGGAGGAGCGCGCGGGCAGCCTGCAGCGCGAACTGGACTACGAGAGGAAGCTGAGGGAGACC GCTGAAGCCGACGTAGCTTCTCTGAACAGACGCATCCAGCTGGTTGAGGAAGAGTTGGATCGTGCCCAGGAGCGTCTGGCAACAGCTCTGCAGAAGCTGGAGGAGGCCGAGAAGGCAGCAGATGAGAGTGAGAG AGGCATGAAAGTCATTGAGAGCCGAGCCCAAAAGGATGAGGAGAAGATGGAGATTCAGGAGATCCAGCTGAAAGAGGCCAAGCACATCGCTGAGGATGCCGACCGCAAGTATGAAGAG GTGGCCCGTAAGCTGGTCATCATTGAGAGTGACCTGGAGCGTGCAGAGGAGCGGGCTGAGCTTTCAGAAGG CAAATGTGCCGAGCTTGAAGAAGAGTTGAAAACTGTGACGAACAACTTGAAATCACTGGAGGCTCAGGCTGAGAAG TACTCGCAGAAGGAAGACAAATACGAGGAAGAGATCAAGGTCCTTTCTGACAAGCTGAAGGAG GCTGAGACTCGAGCTGAGTTTGCGGAGAGGTCAGTAACTAAATTGGAGAAAAGCATTGATGACTTGGAAG ATAAGTTTCTTTGCTTCACTTCTCCCAAGACCCCTTCATCGAGCTGGATGTCCCACCTCTCTGAGCTCTGCAGTTTGTCTGTTCTCCAGCTGACCctgattctttcttttcacatcctGCCTTAG
- the TPM1 gene encoding tropomyosin alpha-1 chain isoform X29 produces MAGSSSLEAVRRKIRSLQEQADAAEERAGSLQRELDYERKLRETAEADVASLNRRIQLVEEELDRAQERLATALQKLEEAEKAADESERGMKVIESRAQKDEEKMEIQEIQLKEAKHIAEDADRKYEEVARKLVIIESDLERAEERAELSEGQVRQLEEQLRIMDQTLKALMAAEDKYSQKEDKYEEEIKVLSDKLKEAETRAEFAERSVTKLEKSIDDLEDKFLCFTSPKTPSSSWMSHLSELCSLSVLQLTLILSFHILP; encoded by the exons ATGGCGGGGAGCAGCTCGCTGGAGGCGGTGCGGAGGAAGATTCGGAGCCTGCAGGAGCAGGCGGACGCCGCGGAGGAGCGCGCGGGCAGCCTGCAGCGCGAACTGGACTACGAGAGGAAGCTGAGGGAGACC GCTGAAGCCGACGTAGCTTCTCTGAACAGACGCATCCAGCTGGTTGAGGAAGAGTTGGATCGTGCCCAGGAGCGTCTGGCAACAGCTCTGCAGAAGCTGGAGGAGGCCGAGAAGGCAGCAGATGAGAGTGAGAG AGGCATGAAAGTCATTGAGAGCCGAGCCCAAAAGGATGAGGAGAAGATGGAGATTCAGGAGATCCAGCTGAAAGAGGCCAAGCACATCGCTGAGGATGCCGACCGCAAGTATGAAGAG GTGGCCCGTAAGCTGGTCATCATTGAGAGTGACCTGGAGCGTGCAGAGGAGCGGGCTGAGCTTTCAGAAGG CCAAGTTCGACAGCTGGAAGAACAATTAAGAATAATGGATCAGACCTTGAAAGCATTAATGGCTGCAGAGGATAAG TACTCGCAGAAGGAAGACAAATACGAGGAAGAGATCAAGGTCCTTTCTGACAAGCTGAAGGAG GCTGAGACTCGAGCTGAGTTTGCGGAGAGGTCAGTAACTAAATTGGAGAAAAGCATTGATGACTTGGAAG ATAAGTTTCTTTGCTTCACTTCTCCCAAGACCCCTTCATCGAGCTGGATGTCCCACCTCTCTGAGCTCTGCAGTTTGTCTGTTCTCCAGCTGACCctgattctttcttttcacatcctGCCTTAG
- the TPM1 gene encoding tropomyosin alpha-1 chain isoform X17 — translation MAGSSSLEAVRRKIRSLQEQADAAEERAGSLQRELDYERKLRETAEADVASLNRRIQLVEEELDRAQERLATALQKLEEAEKAADESERGMKVIESRAQKDEEKMEIQEIQLKEAKHIAEDADRKYEEVARKLVIIESDLERAEERAELSEGQVRQLEEQLRIMDQTLKALMAAEDKYSQKEDKYEEEIKVLSDKLKEAETRAEFAERSVTKLEKSIDDLEDELYAQKLKYKAISEELDHALNDMTSI, via the exons ATGGCGGGGAGCAGCTCGCTGGAGGCGGTGCGGAGGAAGATTCGGAGCCTGCAGGAGCAGGCGGACGCCGCGGAGGAGCGCGCGGGCAGCCTGCAGCGCGAACTGGACTACGAGAGGAAGCTGAGGGAGACC GCTGAAGCCGACGTAGCTTCTCTGAACAGACGCATCCAGCTGGTTGAGGAAGAGTTGGATCGTGCCCAGGAGCGTCTGGCAACAGCTCTGCAGAAGCTGGAGGAGGCCGAGAAGGCAGCAGATGAGAGTGAGAG AGGCATGAAAGTCATTGAGAGCCGAGCCCAAAAGGATGAGGAGAAGATGGAGATTCAGGAGATCCAGCTGAAAGAGGCCAAGCACATCGCTGAGGATGCCGACCGCAAGTATGAAGAG GTGGCCCGTAAGCTGGTCATCATTGAGAGTGACCTGGAGCGTGCAGAGGAGCGGGCTGAGCTTTCAGAAGG CCAAGTTCGACAGCTGGAAGAACAATTAAGAATAATGGATCAGACCTTGAAAGCATTAATGGCTGCAGAGGATAAG TACTCGCAGAAGGAAGACAAATACGAGGAAGAGATCAAGGTCCTTTCTGACAAGCTGAAGGAG GCTGAGACTCGAGCTGAGTTTGCGGAGAGGTCAGTAACTAAATTGGAGAAAAGCATTGATGACTTGGAAG ACGAGCTGTACGCTCAGAAACTGAAGTACAAAGCCATCAGCGAGGAGCTGGACCACGCTCTCAACGACATGACTTCCAT ATAA
- the TPM1 gene encoding tropomyosin alpha-1 chain isoform X14, producing MAGSSSLEAVRRKIRSLQEQADAAEERAGSLQRELDYERKLRETAEADVASLNRRIQLVEEELDRAQERLATALQKLEEAEKAADESERGMKVIESRAQKDEEKMEIQEIQLKEAKHIAEDADRKYEEVARKLVIIESDLERAEERAELSEGKCAELEEELKTVTNNLKSLEAQAEKYSQKEDKYEEEIKVLSDKLKEAETRAEFAERSVTKLEKSIDDLEDELYAQKLKYKAISEELDHALNDMTSI from the exons ATGGCGGGGAGCAGCTCGCTGGAGGCGGTGCGGAGGAAGATTCGGAGCCTGCAGGAGCAGGCGGACGCCGCGGAGGAGCGCGCGGGCAGCCTGCAGCGCGAACTGGACTACGAGAGGAAGCTGAGGGAGACC GCTGAAGCCGACGTAGCTTCTCTGAACAGACGCATCCAGCTGGTTGAGGAAGAGTTGGATCGTGCCCAGGAGCGTCTGGCAACAGCTCTGCAGAAGCTGGAGGAGGCCGAGAAGGCAGCAGATGAGAGTGAGAG AGGCATGAAAGTCATTGAGAGCCGAGCCCAAAAGGATGAGGAGAAGATGGAGATTCAGGAGATCCAGCTGAAAGAGGCCAAGCACATCGCTGAGGATGCCGACCGCAAGTATGAAGAG GTGGCCCGTAAGCTGGTCATCATTGAGAGTGACCTGGAGCGTGCAGAGGAGCGGGCTGAGCTTTCAGAAGG CAAATGTGCCGAGCTTGAAGAAGAGTTGAAAACTGTGACGAACAACTTGAAATCACTGGAGGCTCAGGCTGAGAAG TACTCGCAGAAGGAAGACAAATACGAGGAAGAGATCAAGGTCCTTTCTGACAAGCTGAAGGAG GCTGAGACTCGAGCTGAGTTTGCGGAGAGGTCAGTAACTAAATTGGAGAAAAGCATTGATGACTTGGAAG ACGAGCTGTACGCTCAGAAACTGAAGTACAAAGCCATCAGCGAGGAGCTGGACCACGCTCTCAACGACATGACTTCCAT ATAA
- the TPM1 gene encoding tropomyosin alpha-1 chain isoform X15 translates to MAGSSSLEAVRRKIRSLQEQADAAEERAGSLQRELDYERKLRETAEADVASLNRRIQLVEEELDRAQERLATALQKLEEAEKAADESERGMKVIESRAQKDEEKMEIQEIQLKEAKHIAEDADRKYEEVARKLVIIESDLERAEERAELSEGKCAELEEELKTVTNNLKSLEAQAEKYSQKEDKYEEEIKVLSDKLKEAETRAEFAERSVTKLEKSIDDLEDELYAQKLKYKAISEELDHALNDMTSM, encoded by the exons ATGGCGGGGAGCAGCTCGCTGGAGGCGGTGCGGAGGAAGATTCGGAGCCTGCAGGAGCAGGCGGACGCCGCGGAGGAGCGCGCGGGCAGCCTGCAGCGCGAACTGGACTACGAGAGGAAGCTGAGGGAGACC GCTGAAGCCGACGTAGCTTCTCTGAACAGACGCATCCAGCTGGTTGAGGAAGAGTTGGATCGTGCCCAGGAGCGTCTGGCAACAGCTCTGCAGAAGCTGGAGGAGGCCGAGAAGGCAGCAGATGAGAGTGAGAG AGGCATGAAAGTCATTGAGAGCCGAGCCCAAAAGGATGAGGAGAAGATGGAGATTCAGGAGATCCAGCTGAAAGAGGCCAAGCACATCGCTGAGGATGCCGACCGCAAGTATGAAGAG GTGGCCCGTAAGCTGGTCATCATTGAGAGTGACCTGGAGCGTGCAGAGGAGCGGGCTGAGCTTTCAGAAGG CAAATGTGCCGAGCTTGAAGAAGAGTTGAAAACTGTGACGAACAACTTGAAATCACTGGAGGCTCAGGCTGAGAAG TACTCGCAGAAGGAAGACAAATACGAGGAAGAGATCAAGGTCCTTTCTGACAAGCTGAAGGAG GCTGAGACTCGAGCTGAGTTTGCGGAGAGGTCAGTAACTAAATTGGAGAAAAGCATTGATGACTTGGAAG ACGAGCTGTACGCTCAGAAACTGAAGTACAAAGCCATCAGCGAGGAGCTGGACCACGCTCTCAACGACATGACTTCCATGTAA
- the TPM1 gene encoding tropomyosin alpha-1 chain isoform X18, whose protein sequence is MAGSSSLEAVRRKIRSLQEQADAAEERAGSLQRELDYERKLRETAEADVASLNRRIQLVEEELDRAQERLATALQKLEEAEKAADESERGMKVIESRAQKDEEKMEIQEIQLKEAKHIAEDADRKYEEVARKLVIIESDLERAEERAELSEGQVRQLEEQLRIMDQTLKALMAAEDKYSQKEDKYEEEIKVLSDKLKEAETRAEFAERSVTKLEKSIDDLEDELYAQKLKYKAISEELDHALNDMTSM, encoded by the exons ATGGCGGGGAGCAGCTCGCTGGAGGCGGTGCGGAGGAAGATTCGGAGCCTGCAGGAGCAGGCGGACGCCGCGGAGGAGCGCGCGGGCAGCCTGCAGCGCGAACTGGACTACGAGAGGAAGCTGAGGGAGACC GCTGAAGCCGACGTAGCTTCTCTGAACAGACGCATCCAGCTGGTTGAGGAAGAGTTGGATCGTGCCCAGGAGCGTCTGGCAACAGCTCTGCAGAAGCTGGAGGAGGCCGAGAAGGCAGCAGATGAGAGTGAGAG AGGCATGAAAGTCATTGAGAGCCGAGCCCAAAAGGATGAGGAGAAGATGGAGATTCAGGAGATCCAGCTGAAAGAGGCCAAGCACATCGCTGAGGATGCCGACCGCAAGTATGAAGAG GTGGCCCGTAAGCTGGTCATCATTGAGAGTGACCTGGAGCGTGCAGAGGAGCGGGCTGAGCTTTCAGAAGG CCAAGTTCGACAGCTGGAAGAACAATTAAGAATAATGGATCAGACCTTGAAAGCATTAATGGCTGCAGAGGATAAG TACTCGCAGAAGGAAGACAAATACGAGGAAGAGATCAAGGTCCTTTCTGACAAGCTGAAGGAG GCTGAGACTCGAGCTGAGTTTGCGGAGAGGTCAGTAACTAAATTGGAGAAAAGCATTGATGACTTGGAAG ACGAGCTGTACGCTCAGAAACTGAAGTACAAAGCCATCAGCGAGGAGCTGGACCACGCTCTCAACGACATGACTTCCATGTAA